The Bradyrhizobium ottawaense genome window below encodes:
- a CDS encoding cytochrome C oxidase subunit IV family protein, translating to MTNATIHMEGQLHAPAHGAVATGAVHAKGQQHPIKLYLVVWGWLFVLSTCSYLVDYFGLHGYLRWSLILLFMMLKAGLIVAVFMHMAWERLALAYAILLPPIAVLVFVSIMVLESEYTHLLRVLFFATPS from the coding sequence ATGACAAACGCGACAATACATATGGAAGGACAGCTCCACGCTCCGGCGCATGGCGCAGTCGCAACAGGAGCCGTTCACGCCAAGGGTCAACAGCACCCGATCAAGCTCTACCTCGTGGTCTGGGGCTGGTTGTTTGTCCTCAGCACGTGCTCCTACCTCGTCGACTATTTTGGCCTGCACGGCTACCTGAGGTGGTCGCTGATCCTGCTGTTCATGATGTTGAAGGCCGGCCTGATCGTCGCCGTCTTCATGCACATGGCCTGGGAGCGACTGGCCTTGGCCTATGCAATCCTGCTGCCGCCGATCGCGGTATTGGTATTTGTGTCGATCATGGTGCTCGAATCCGAATACACCCACTTGCTTCGGGTGCTGTTCTTCGCAACCCCGTCGTAG
- a CDS encoding cbb3-type cytochrome c oxidase subunit I, with product MVDIPYEGIAGTPPAEVPDVELYHPRSWWTRYVFSQDAKVIAIQYSLTASAIGLVALVLSWLMRLQLGFPGTFSFIDANQYLQFITMHGMIMVIYLLTALFLGGFGNYLIPLMVGARDMVFPYVNMLSYWVYLLAVLVLASTFFVPGGPTGAGWTLYPPQAILSGTPGQDWGIILMMSSLILFIIGFTMGGLNYVVTVLQARTRGMTLMRLPLTVWGIFTATVMALLAFPALFVASVMLLLDRLLGTSFFMPSLVEMGQLSKYGGGSPLLFQHLFWFFGHPEVYIVALPAFGIVSDLISTHARKNIFGYRMMVWAIVAIGALSFVVWAHHMYVSGMFPQFGYFFATTTLIIAIPTAIKVYNWVLTLWRGDIHLRVPMLFALGFIITFVNGGLTGLFLGNVVVDVPLSDTMFVVAHFHMVMGVAPIMVVLGAIYHWYPKVTGRMYNDALGKFHFWVTFLGAYLIFFPMHYLGLLGVPRRYFELGDTSFIPSSAHSLNAFISVVALTVGFSQMVFLFNLAWSLFKGEASGGNPWRATTLEWQTPETPPGHGNWGKELPVVYRWAYDYSVPGAEEDFIPQNQPPRATHVVQGAAS from the coding sequence ATGGTCGATATTCCATATGAAGGGATCGCTGGCACGCCGCCTGCCGAAGTACCTGATGTCGAGCTCTATCATCCGAGGAGCTGGTGGACACGGTATGTCTTCTCGCAGGACGCCAAGGTGATCGCCATTCAGTACTCGCTGACGGCCTCGGCTATCGGGCTGGTGGCCCTCGTGCTGTCGTGGCTGATGCGACTGCAGCTGGGATTCCCCGGCACGTTCTCTTTCATCGATGCCAACCAGTACCTCCAGTTCATCACCATGCACGGCATGATCATGGTGATCTACCTGCTCACCGCGTTGTTCCTCGGCGGCTTCGGCAACTACCTGATCCCGCTGATGGTTGGCGCCCGGGACATGGTCTTCCCTTATGTGAACATGCTGAGCTACTGGGTCTATCTGCTCGCAGTGCTGGTGCTGGCCTCGACATTCTTCGTGCCCGGCGGCCCCACCGGCGCCGGCTGGACGCTGTACCCGCCGCAAGCAATCCTCTCCGGAACGCCCGGGCAGGATTGGGGCATCATTCTCATGATGTCGTCGCTGATCCTATTCATCATCGGCTTCACGATGGGCGGGCTGAATTATGTGGTCACGGTGCTCCAGGCACGCACCCGCGGCATGACCTTGATGCGCCTGCCCCTGACGGTGTGGGGGATTTTCACGGCGACGGTCATGGCGCTCTTGGCATTCCCTGCGCTCTTCGTTGCCTCGGTCATGCTGCTGCTCGACCGTCTGCTGGGCACCAGCTTCTTCATGCCCTCCCTGGTCGAGATGGGCCAGCTGTCGAAATATGGTGGCGGCAGCCCGCTGCTCTTCCAGCACCTGTTCTGGTTCTTCGGCCATCCCGAGGTCTACATCGTCGCCCTGCCCGCCTTCGGCATCGTCTCCGATCTGATCAGCACCCATGCGCGCAAGAACATCTTCGGTTACCGCATGATGGTCTGGGCAATCGTGGCCATCGGTGCGCTCAGCTTCGTCGTATGGGCGCACCACATGTATGTGAGCGGCATGTTCCCGCAATTCGGGTACTTCTTCGCCACCACGACGCTCATCATCGCCATCCCCACCGCGATCAAGGTCTACAACTGGGTGCTGACCCTGTGGCGCGGCGACATTCATCTCCGGGTGCCGATGCTGTTCGCCCTCGGCTTCATCATCACCTTCGTGAACGGCGGGCTCACCGGCCTCTTCCTCGGCAACGTCGTCGTGGACGTGCCCCTCTCCGACACCATGTTCGTAGTCGCGCATTTCCACATGGTGATGGGCGTGGCGCCGATCATGGTCGTGCTGGGTGCGATCTATCACTGGTACCCAAAGGTCACGGGACGAATGTACAATGACGCACTCGGCAAGTTTCACTTCTGGGTCACTTTCCTCGGCGCCTACCTGATCTTCTTCCCCATGCACTATCTTGGACTGCTCGGGGTTCCGCGCCGGTATTTCGAACTCGGAGATACGTCGTTCATCCCGTCCTCGGCCCATTCACTGAACGCCTTCATCTCCGTGGTGGCCTTGACCGTCGGCTTCAGCCAGATGGTGTTCCTCTTCAATCTTGCCTGGAGCCTGTTCAAAGGTGAGGCCTCAGGCGGCAATCCGTGGCGGGCGACGACGCTGGAATGGCAGACGCCGGAGACCCCTCCCGGGCATGGCAACTGGGGCAAGGAGCTGCCGGTCGTCTACCGCTGGGCCTATGACTACAGCGTACCCGGCGCCGAGGAGGACTTCATTCCGCAGAACCAGCCGCCGCGCGCGACGCACGTCGTTCAAGGAGCCGCTTCGTGA
- a CDS encoding cytochrome c oxidase subunit II, with protein MAVALILLLVAIGSVLFHLYSPWWWTPIATNWAYIDHTINITFWITGFVFVAVIAFMAYCVFRFHHKEGRRADYNPENKKLEWWLSVGTGIGVAAMLAPGLVVWHQFVTVPADATEVEVMGQQWQWSFRLPGKDGRLGTSDVRNIASDNPMGLNRDDPHARDDVVIENGDLHLQLGKPVKVLLRSVDVLHDFYVPEFRAKMDMVPGMVTYFWITPIRTGTFDVLCAELCGAAHYQMRAKVIIDEEREYHAWLEQQKTFAELSPANTVVKAAYQSGGK; from the coding sequence ATGGCTGTCGCACTGATACTGCTTCTGGTCGCGATCGGCTCGGTGCTGTTTCACCTCTACAGCCCATGGTGGTGGACGCCGATCGCCACGAACTGGGCCTATATCGACCACACCATCAACATCACGTTCTGGATCACGGGCTTTGTTTTCGTCGCCGTAATCGCCTTCATGGCCTATTGCGTCTTCCGCTTTCACCACAAAGAGGGAAGACGGGCTGATTACAATCCCGAGAACAAAAAGCTCGAATGGTGGCTGAGCGTCGGGACCGGAATCGGTGTCGCGGCCATGCTGGCGCCCGGCCTCGTGGTCTGGCATCAGTTCGTGACCGTGCCTGCGGACGCCACCGAGGTCGAGGTCATGGGCCAGCAATGGCAATGGAGCTTCCGCCTTCCGGGCAAGGACGGGCGGCTCGGCACATCCGATGTCCGCAACATCGCTTCCGACAATCCGATGGGACTCAATCGCGACGATCCGCATGCGCGGGACGACGTCGTGATCGAGAACGGCGACCTGCACCTTCAACTGGGAAAGCCGGTCAAGGTTCTGCTCCGCTCGGTTGATGTCCTGCACGATTTCTACGTGCCCGAATTCCGGGCCAAGATGGACATGGTTCCAGGCATGGTGACTTATTTCTGGATCACGCCGATCCGAACCGGAACGTTCGACGTTCTCTGTGCGGAGCTTTGTGGCGCGGCTCACTATCAGATGCGGGCCAAGGTCATCATCGACGAAGAGCGTGAATATCACGCTTGGCTGGAGCAACAGAAGACGTTTGCAGAATTGTCGCCGGCAAACACCGTCGTGAAGGCGGCATATCAATCCGGCGGCAAGTAG
- a CDS encoding DUF2865 domain-containing protein, whose translation MADMPEFLSLSRARLLLACTVLLSTAVLVTGALAQAGPPGPPPQPGQNGLGPNPMCVRLEGQLAALDRGGGGDPAREDQIRRYQDSQAKQQAELDRVTMQAKRMGCDSSGFFSLFNGQSAQCGPVNTQIQQMRANLDQITGNLERLRGGGGFSPERDSQRRSVLVALAQNNCGPQYANAVQSQGGGNFLSNLFGGNNAGNPQGVPPSDLGPPSGTYRTVCVRTCDGAYFPVSFATVPARFPDDEKTCKALCPAAEAVLYTHRNPGEDMNSAVSVSGQPYTALPTAFKFRSEFNPSCSCKAAGQTWADALKSADDKAAAEQQGDIIVTEESAKKMQQQRLNKGTPANAKKGAAPAPTTANAPAATPPADTGTAASSSENKPIRSVGPTFLPQQQK comes from the coding sequence ATGGCGGATATGCCTGAATTCCTATCCCTCTCCCGTGCTCGCTTGCTTCTTGCCTGTACCGTGCTCTTGAGCACGGCCGTGCTCGTCACCGGCGCTCTCGCGCAGGCCGGTCCGCCCGGACCGCCGCCTCAGCCCGGTCAGAACGGACTCGGGCCCAATCCGATGTGCGTGCGTTTGGAAGGCCAGCTCGCGGCGCTGGACCGCGGCGGCGGTGGTGACCCCGCGCGCGAAGACCAGATCCGCCGTTACCAGGATTCCCAGGCCAAGCAGCAGGCCGAACTCGACCGGGTCACCATGCAGGCCAAGCGCATGGGCTGCGATTCCTCCGGCTTCTTCTCGCTGTTCAACGGCCAGTCGGCCCAATGCGGACCGGTCAACACCCAGATCCAGCAGATGCGCGCCAATCTGGACCAGATCACCGGCAATCTCGAGCGCCTGCGCGGCGGCGGCGGCTTCAGCCCGGAGCGCGACAGTCAGCGCCGCTCGGTACTGGTTGCGCTGGCGCAGAACAATTGCGGCCCGCAATATGCCAACGCCGTGCAGTCACAAGGCGGCGGCAACTTCCTCAGCAATCTGTTCGGCGGCAACAACGCGGGCAATCCGCAAGGTGTGCCGCCGTCCGATCTCGGCCCGCCATCCGGCACCTACCGCACCGTGTGCGTGCGCACCTGCGACGGCGCCTATTTCCCGGTCTCGTTTGCAACGGTGCCGGCGCGCTTCCCCGACGACGAGAAGACCTGCAAGGCGCTCTGCCCGGCCGCGGAAGCCGTACTCTATACCCATCGCAATCCCGGCGAAGACATGAACTCCGCGGTCTCGGTCAGCGGCCAGCCCTACACGGCGCTGCCGACCGCCTTCAAATTCCGCAGCGAGTTCAACCCGTCCTGCTCCTGCAAGGCCGCAGGACAGACCTGGGCGGACGCGCTGAAATCGGCCGACGACAAGGCGGCAGCCGAGCAGCAGGGCGATATCATCGTCACCGAGGAGAGCGCCAAGAAGATGCAGCAGCAGCGGCTCAACAAGGGCACGCCTGCGAACGCCAAGAAGGGCGCAGCCCCCGCGCCGACGACGGCGAATGCACCGGCCGCGACGCCGCCGGCAGATACCGGCACGGCAGCATCGAGTTCAGAGAACAAGCCGATCCGCTCGGTCGGGCCGACCTTCCTGCCGCAGCAGCAGAAGTAA
- a CDS encoding GNAT family N-acetyltransferase encodes MGQTLPKPGLRPFLPADVPILAAIFAASIEELTGDDYSEAQQQAWMEAADSEEFGKHLASDLTLIATLDGSPVGFASLRGTDHIRMLYVHPAVSGQGIATLLVDALEKLAGGRGAQNLSVDASDTAQGFFAKRGYVAMQRNSITINDEWLANTTMKKTLGVPQ; translated from the coding sequence ATGGGACAGACTTTGCCAAAGCCCGGCTTGCGGCCGTTCCTGCCGGCGGACGTGCCAATTCTTGCTGCGATCTTCGCCGCCAGCATCGAGGAGCTGACTGGCGACGACTATAGTGAGGCGCAGCAACAGGCCTGGATGGAAGCGGCGGACAGCGAAGAGTTCGGCAAGCACCTCGCGTCCGACCTGACGCTGATCGCGACGCTCGATGGTTCGCCGGTTGGCTTTGCCTCGCTGCGCGGTACCGACCACATCCGCATGCTCTACGTGCATCCGGCCGTCAGCGGGCAGGGCATCGCAACCCTGCTGGTCGACGCTTTGGAAAAGCTTGCAGGCGGCCGCGGCGCGCAAAACCTCTCGGTCGATGCCAGCGACACCGCGCAGGGTTTTTTCGCCAAGCGCGGCTACGTCGCCATGCAGCGTAACAGCATCACGATTAACGACGAGTGGCTTGCCAACACCACCATGAAGAAGACGCTCGGAGTACCGCAATGA
- a CDS encoding DUF2189 domain-containing protein, with protein MATLYSHDIIRRHVFGEAASYPIRKISLSDLTEALRLGWEDFQAMPSHAIVVCVIYPVLGLVLFRMVLGYSVLPLLFPLAAGFALIGPFAAIGLYELSRRRERGEEVAAWDAVKVLRAPSFGAMVELGVLLLVLFGAWIGVANAIYVSIFGHAAAASIPDFATRVLTTPEGWSLIIVGCSVGFLFAVVALCVSVVSFPLMLDRHATAIDAIRTSLRAVAANPLAMAGWGLIVAVLLVIGSVPLFVGLAVVLPVLGHATWHLYRRVVEPNPNPPDAPPPPTKGRRYAADFPANLFPWSREGE; from the coding sequence ATGGCCACTCTGTACTCCCACGACATCATCAGGCGGCACGTATTCGGCGAAGCGGCCTCCTATCCCATTCGCAAGATCAGCCTGTCCGATCTGACCGAGGCCCTGCGCCTGGGTTGGGAAGATTTCCAGGCGATGCCGAGTCACGCGATCGTCGTGTGCGTGATTTATCCCGTTCTCGGTCTCGTCCTGTTCAGGATGGTTCTCGGCTATTCGGTGCTGCCGCTGCTATTTCCACTGGCCGCCGGCTTTGCCTTGATTGGCCCGTTTGCCGCGATCGGTCTCTACGAACTCAGCCGGCGTCGTGAGCGCGGCGAGGAGGTCGCTGCATGGGATGCGGTCAAGGTGCTGCGCGCACCGTCGTTCGGGGCCATGGTAGAACTCGGCGTGCTCCTGCTGGTCCTGTTCGGGGCATGGATCGGTGTCGCGAACGCAATCTATGTCTCAATCTTCGGTCATGCGGCGGCCGCAAGCATTCCCGACTTCGCAACGCGCGTGCTGACGACACCGGAAGGCTGGTCGCTCATCATCGTCGGTTGCAGTGTCGGCTTCCTGTTTGCGGTTGTGGCTTTGTGTGTCAGCGTCGTGTCGTTTCCGTTGATGCTTGACCGGCATGCGACTGCGATCGACGCGATCCGTACCTCGCTCCGAGCAGTAGCGGCGAACCCGCTTGCGATGGCCGGATGGGGCCTCATCGTCGCGGTGCTACTCGTGATCGGCTCGGTACCGCTCTTCGTCGGTCTCGCTGTCGTTCTGCCGGTGCTTGGCCATGCCACCTGGCACCTCTATCGGCGGGTGGTCGAGCCGAATCCGAATCCACCGGACGCGCCGCCGCCGCCCACGAAGGGAAGGCGCTACGCAGCGGACTTTCCGGCCAATCTCTTCCCGTGGAGCCGCGAGGGTGAGTGA
- a CDS encoding cytochrome c oxidase subunit 3 — protein MSAVILFVAVIAVVAGWWLSQQRLTARPWLEEGPAGDFPGGDAMTWPAAKIGLGVFLAVASALFVLFISAYSMRMNVVDWRALPVPRLLWFNTGVLILSSVALQWSYVAARRDDAEGVMIGLLAGGAAAVIFLGGQLLAWQQLGAAGYFVASNPANSFFYLLTAVHGLHLSGGLVALGRTSTKMWRGAGIADMRLSVELCAIYWHFLLLVWLVLLGLLTGWTDDFVNVCRRLLS, from the coding sequence GTGAGTGCCGTCATCCTGTTCGTGGCTGTGATCGCGGTCGTCGCCGGATGGTGGCTGTCGCAGCAGCGGCTGACGGCCAGGCCCTGGCTGGAGGAAGGTCCGGCCGGTGACTTCCCCGGCGGCGATGCCATGACCTGGCCGGCAGCGAAGATCGGACTTGGCGTGTTTCTCGCCGTCGCGAGCGCATTGTTCGTCCTCTTCATCAGCGCCTACTCGATGCGCATGAACGTGGTGGACTGGCGGGCGCTGCCCGTGCCGCGGCTGCTGTGGTTCAACACGGGCGTCCTGATCCTGAGCAGCGTCGCGCTGCAATGGTCCTACGTGGCCGCGCGCCGAGACGATGCTGAAGGCGTCATGATCGGCCTGCTCGCGGGCGGCGCAGCTGCCGTGATCTTCCTCGGCGGACAGCTTCTGGCCTGGCAACAGCTCGGTGCGGCCGGATATTTCGTGGCGTCCAATCCGGCGAACTCCTTCTTCTACCTGTTGACCGCAGTGCACGGGCTGCATCTGTCGGGCGGTCTGGTGGCTTTGGGCCGAACCTCGACCAAGATGTGGCGTGGCGCCGGGATCGCCGACATGCGCTTGAGCGTGGAACTGTGCGCCATCTACTGGCACTTCCTGCTGCTGGTCTGGCTTGTGTTGCTCGGGCTTCTCACGGGCTGGACCGACGATTTCGTCAACGTCTGTCGCCGATTGCTGAGCTAG
- a CDS encoding diacylglycerol kinase — MLRIWKATINSRNGLAFAFRSEQAVREEIFALLASLPLAWLIGATAMRAVELVCSVAFVLTVELLNTAIEKLADRLTMDHDKQIGRVKDMGSAAVGVALLMAGAFWIIAIIERLGFI, encoded by the coding sequence TTGCTGCGGATCTGGAAGGCCACGATCAATTCCCGTAACGGTCTGGCCTTTGCGTTCCGATCGGAGCAGGCCGTCCGCGAGGAGATTTTTGCGCTCCTCGCCTCGCTGCCGCTGGCCTGGTTGATCGGCGCGACCGCGATGCGCGCGGTCGAGCTGGTCTGTTCGGTTGCGTTCGTGCTGACGGTCGAGCTGCTCAACACCGCGATCGAAAAGCTTGCCGACCGGCTGACGATGGATCACGACAAGCAGATCGGGCGGGTCAAGGACATGGGCTCGGCCGCCGTCGGCGTCGCGCTGCTGATGGCCGGCGCGTTCTGGATCATCGCCATCATCGAGCGACTGGGATTTATCTGA
- a CDS encoding heme-copper oxidase subunit III family protein, giving the protein MAETVLTNPGHSTARLEGWRGIAADWASDQRAFKNVSWGKAMMWIFLLSDTFIFSCFLLSYMTARMSTTVPWPNPSEVFALNIGGNHIPLILIAIMTFVLISSSGTMAMAVNFGYRRDRVRTAILMLVTAAFGATFVGMQAFEWTKLIMEGVRPWGNPWGAPQFGASFFMITGFHGTHVTIGVIFLIAIARKVLRGDFDVERRGFFTSRKGYYEIVEIMGLYWHFVDLVWVFIFAFFYLW; this is encoded by the coding sequence ATGGCCGAGACTGTGCTGACAAATCCGGGCCATTCGACTGCGCGGCTTGAAGGCTGGCGCGGCATCGCCGCCGACTGGGCGTCCGATCAGCGCGCCTTCAAGAACGTGTCCTGGGGCAAGGCCATGATGTGGATCTTCCTCCTCAGCGACACCTTCATCTTCAGCTGCTTCCTGCTCTCCTACATGACGGCGCGCATGTCGACGACCGTGCCGTGGCCGAATCCCAGCGAAGTCTTCGCCCTCAATATCGGCGGCAACCACATCCCCCTGATCCTGATCGCCATCATGACCTTCGTGCTGATCAGCAGCAGCGGAACAATGGCGATGGCGGTCAATTTCGGCTACCGCCGCGATCGCGTGAGAACCGCAATCCTGATGCTGGTCACAGCGGCATTTGGCGCAACATTCGTCGGAATGCAGGCGTTCGAATGGACCAAGCTGATCATGGAGGGCGTTCGCCCCTGGGGCAATCCGTGGGGCGCGCCGCAGTTTGGTGCGAGCTTCTTCATGATCACCGGCTTCCACGGCACCCACGTGACCATCGGCGTGATCTTCCTGATCGCCATTGCGCGGAAGGTCTTGCGCGGCGACTTCGATGTCGAAAGGCGCGGCTTTTTCACAAGCCGCAAGGGCTATTACGAGATCGTCGAGATCATGGGCCTGTACTGGCACTTCGTCGATCTCGTGTGGGTGTTCATCTTTGCATTCTTCTATCTTTGGTGA
- the cysS gene encoding cysteine--tRNA ligase, giving the protein MELRLYDTLTKEKRIFAPLDAENVRMYVCGPTVYDFAHIGNARPVIVFDVLFRLLRHLYGEAHVKYVRNITDVDDKINDRAARDFPGLPLNEAIRKVTEQTGRQFHADVDALGALRPSVEPRATEHIAEMREIIERLIKGGFAYAAEDHVLFSPQAMNAANSSLPRYGALSKRSLDEMIAGARVDVAPYKRDATDFVLWKPSKPGEPSWPSPAGIKAEGRPGWHIECSAMAWKHLGEHFDIHGGGIDLVFPHHENEVAQTCCAFHQQRMANYWMHNGFLQVESEKMSKSLGNFITIHELLADWPGEVLRLNMLKTHYRSPIDWTMKSLEESAKTLDDWYRVAADVAPGEPAASVVEPLLDDLNTPLAIAALHSLRGGDVGALAGSLRLLGFLSESAAQWEGRKQQASGVDAKEVERLLAERTAARSRKDFKESDRIRDLLAAMGVAIKDSKDGTTWEFSR; this is encoded by the coding sequence ATGGAATTGCGCCTTTACGATACGCTGACGAAGGAAAAACGCATCTTCGCGCCGCTCGATGCGGAGAACGTCCGCATGTATGTCTGCGGGCCGACCGTCTATGACTTCGCCCATATCGGCAATGCGCGGCCGGTGATCGTGTTCGACGTGCTGTTTCGGCTGCTGCGCCACCTCTATGGCGAGGCGCACGTCAAGTATGTCCGCAACATCACCGACGTCGACGACAAGATCAACGACCGCGCCGCGCGCGATTTCCCGGGCCTGCCGCTGAACGAGGCCATTCGCAAGGTCACCGAGCAGACCGGCAGGCAGTTTCACGCCGACGTCGACGCGCTCGGCGCGCTTCGGCCGAGCGTCGAGCCGCGCGCGACCGAGCATATCGCCGAGATGCGCGAGATCATCGAGCGGCTGATCAAGGGCGGCTTTGCCTATGCCGCCGAGGACCATGTGCTGTTCTCGCCGCAGGCGATGAACGCGGCCAATTCCTCGCTGCCCCGCTACGGTGCGCTGTCGAAGCGATCGCTCGACGAGATGATCGCCGGCGCCCGCGTCGATGTCGCGCCTTACAAGCGCGATGCCACCGATTTCGTGCTGTGGAAGCCGTCCAAGCCGGGCGAGCCGTCATGGCCGTCACCGGCCGGTATCAAGGCCGAGGGGCGTCCGGGCTGGCACATCGAGTGCTCGGCCATGGCCTGGAAGCATCTCGGCGAGCATTTCGACATCCATGGCGGCGGTATCGATCTCGTGTTTCCGCATCACGAGAACGAGGTCGCGCAGACCTGCTGCGCCTTCCACCAGCAGCGCATGGCGAACTATTGGATGCACAACGGCTTCCTGCAGGTCGAAAGCGAGAAGATGTCGAAGAGCCTCGGCAACTTCATCACCATCCATGAGCTGCTCGCGGATTGGCCTGGCGAGGTGCTGCGCCTGAACATGCTCAAGACGCACTACCGCTCGCCGATCGACTGGACCATGAAGTCGCTGGAGGAGAGCGCCAAGACGCTCGACGACTGGTATCGCGTCGCGGCCGACGTCGCACCCGGCGAGCCGGCTGCGTCCGTGGTCGAGCCGCTGCTCGACGATCTCAACACCCCGCTGGCGATCGCGGCGCTGCACAGCCTGCGTGGAGGTGACGTGGGTGCCCTGGCGGGCTCGTTGCGCCTGCTCGGCTTCTTGTCCGAGAGCGCCGCGCAGTGGGAAGGCCGCAAGCAGCAGGCGAGTGGCGTCGACGCCAAGGAGGTCGAGCGCCTGCTCGCAGAGCGGACGGCGGCCCGTAGCCGCAAGGACTTCAAGGAATCCGACCGCATTCGCGATCTGCTTGCTGCAATGGGCGTCGCGATCAAGGACTCCAAGGACGGCACCACCTGGGAGTTTTCGCGATGA
- a CDS encoding NAD+ synthase, with translation MTERLKAFAVTLAQLNPTLGDIEGNAAKARNARARAIADGADLVLFPELFIAGYPPEDLVQKPAFQAACRAAIEALARETADGGPAMLVGTPWVEDGKLYNACALLDGGRIAALRFKCNLPNYGVFDEKRLFARGPAAGPVTVRGVRIGVPICEDIWLEESEDYENVVETLAETGAEIILVPNGSPYARDKNDVRLSVAVARVTESALPLVYLNQVCGQDELVFDGASFALNGDLSLGAQLPAFEESIVTLRFIRNGDDWRCTGPIAEQPEGDKADYAACVLGLRDYVAKNGFPGVLLGISGGIDSALCAAIAVDALGADQVHGVMLPYRHTAAHSIADAGELAGHLGIRYEVLPIAEAVTGFETILSGLFKNLPPDITEENLQARSRGTLLMAISNKTGLMVVTTGNKSEMSVGYATLYGDMNGGFNPIKDIYKTQVFRLASLRNGWKPDGALGPAGEVIPPDIITRPPSAELRENQTDQDSLPPYEVLDAILERLVEREQPLDQIIAAGFDRETVTRIDHLLNVAEYKRRQAAPGVKVTPRNFGRDRRYPITNRFRDKGEGLPAGDETLVSRGSKASIDAFEG, from the coding sequence ATGACCGAACGTCTCAAAGCATTCGCGGTCACGCTCGCCCAGCTCAATCCGACCCTGGGCGACATCGAGGGCAACGCCGCCAAGGCGCGCAATGCGCGCGCGAGAGCCATCGCCGACGGCGCCGATCTCGTGCTGTTTCCGGAATTGTTCATCGCCGGCTATCCGCCGGAGGACCTCGTGCAGAAGCCGGCCTTCCAGGCGGCCTGCCGCGCCGCGATCGAGGCACTTGCCCGAGAGACCGCCGATGGCGGGCCGGCCATGCTGGTCGGCACGCCCTGGGTCGAAGACGGCAAACTCTACAATGCCTGCGCGCTGCTCGACGGCGGCCGCATCGCCGCACTTCGCTTCAAATGCAATCTGCCAAACTACGGCGTGTTCGACGAGAAGCGGCTGTTTGCGCGCGGCCCGGCGGCGGGGCCCGTGACTGTGCGCGGCGTGCGCATCGGCGTCCCCATCTGCGAGGACATCTGGCTGGAAGAGTCCGAGGATTACGAGAACGTGGTCGAGACGCTGGCCGAGACCGGCGCCGAGATCATCCTGGTGCCGAACGGCTCGCCTTACGCCCGCGACAAGAACGACGTGCGCCTGTCGGTCGCGGTGGCGCGCGTGACCGAAAGCGCGCTGCCGCTGGTCTATCTCAACCAGGTGTGCGGTCAGGACGAACTGGTGTTCGACGGCGCGTCCTTCGCGCTCAACGGCGATCTTTCGCTCGGCGCGCAATTGCCGGCATTCGAGGAGAGCATCGTCACGCTGCGCTTCATCCGCAACGGCGACGACTGGCGCTGCACGGGACCGATCGCCGAGCAACCCGAGGGCGACAAGGCCGACTACGCCGCCTGCGTGCTGGGCCTGCGCGACTATGTCGCCAAGAACGGTTTTCCCGGCGTACTGCTCGGCATTTCCGGCGGCATCGACTCGGCTCTCTGCGCGGCGATCGCGGTCGATGCGCTCGGTGCCGATCAGGTGCATGGCGTGATGCTGCCGTATCGCCACACCGCAGCACACTCGATCGCCGATGCGGGCGAACTCGCCGGCCATCTCGGCATCCGCTATGAGGTGCTGCCGATCGCGGAGGCCGTGACCGGGTTCGAGACCATCCTCTCGGGCCTCTTCAAGAATCTGCCGCCCGATATCACCGAGGAAAACCTCCAGGCCCGCAGCCGCGGCACGCTCCTGATGGCGATCTCCAACAAGACCGGGTTGATGGTGGTGACGACAGGCAACAAGTCCGAAATGTCGGTCGGCTACGCCACGCTCTATGGCGACATGAACGGCGGCTTCAACCCGATCAAGGACATCTACAAGACGCAGGTGTTTCGGCTGGCAAGCCTCCGCAACGGCTGGAAGCCCGATGGCGCGCTCGGGCCGGCGGGCGAGGTGATCCCGCCCGACATCATCACACGGCCGCCGAGCGCAGAGCTGCGCGAGAACCAGACCGACCAGGATTCGCTGCCGCCCTATGAGGTGCTCGATGCCATCCTGGAGCGTCTTGTCGAGCGCGAGCAGCCGCTGGATCAGATCATCGCGGCCGGTTTCGATCGCGAAACGGTCACCCGCATCGACCATCTGCTCAACGTCGCCGAATACAAGCGCCGCCAGGCCGCGCCCGGCGTGAAGGTGACGCCGAGGAATTTCGGCCGCGACCGCCGCTATCCCATCACCAACCGCTTTCGCGACAAGGGCGAGGGGCTGCCCGCCGGGGACGAGACGCTGGTCTCGCGCGGCAGCAAGGCGTCGATCGACGCGTTCGAGGGCTGA